One genomic segment of Cellulophaga sp. HaHaR_3_176 includes these proteins:
- a CDS encoding polysaccharide lyase family 7 protein — protein MNNIRKEFIVFLTIILISVNATSQKKKSSVTDSDLKIEKRKSKKNKKIKISKIDLSHWKVTLPIANEKRKPIELESPEILDFANNETVKPYFYNDSTDGSIVFHAFPNTTTTNTKYSRTELREQIIPGDNNTNWTFEEGGTMKGKLSIEKVSKDADGKYHRIIIMQIHGRLSNNQKKLIGAKDNNAPPILKIYWDKGKIRVKTKILKNRSVNNIDILRDEAWGDDKGYNFPTEVGFRKFTLEVKVEKGKMMIILNNSEYAVYEGVDINRWNIFENYFKAGNYFQSKEQGSYSKVKYYELEVSH, from the coding sequence ATGAATAATATCCGAAAAGAATTCATAGTTTTTTTGACTATAATACTTATTTCTGTTAACGCTACTTCTCAAAAAAAGAAAAGTAGCGTTACAGATTCGGATTTAAAAATTGAAAAGAGAAAGAGTAAGAAAAATAAAAAAATAAAAATTTCAAAAATTGATTTAAGTCATTGGAAAGTGACTTTACCAATTGCAAATGAGAAAAGGAAACCTATAGAACTAGAATCTCCTGAAATTTTAGATTTTGCAAATAACGAAACTGTAAAACCATACTTTTATAACGATTCAACTGATGGGTCTATTGTATTTCATGCTTTCCCAAATACAACTACAACAAATACAAAATATTCAAGAACAGAGTTAAGAGAACAAATAATACCTGGTGATAATAATACTAATTGGACTTTTGAAGAAGGAGGTACAATGAAAGGTAAACTCTCAATAGAAAAAGTATCTAAAGATGCTGATGGAAAATATCATAGAATAATCATCATGCAGATTCATGGTCGTTTGTCAAATAATCAAAAAAAATTAATTGGAGCAAAAGATAATAATGCTCCTCCAATATTGAAAATTTATTGGGATAAAGGAAAAATTAGAGTTAAAACAAAAATTCTTAAAAATCGATCAGTAAATAATATTGATATTTTACGTGACGAAGCTTGGGGAGATGATAAAGGCTATAATTTTCCTACAGAAGTTGGGTTTAGGAAATTTACTCTTGAAGTGAAAGTAGAAAAAGGTAAAATGATGATTATTTTAAATAATTCAGAATATGCCGTTTATGAAGGAGTTGATATTAACAGGTGGAATATTTTTGAAAATTACTTTAAAGCAGGTAATTATTTTCAAAGTAAAGAGCAAGGTTCTTACTCAAAAGTCAAATATTACGAATTAGAAGTGTCACATTAA